The following proteins are co-located in the Syntrophorhabdaceae bacterium genome:
- a CDS encoding ATP-dependent 6-phosphofructokinase, giving the protein MTKRKRVAILTGGGDVPGLNVAIKAVVVRAHSQHIEVVGIRKGWMGLLYINPDDPDTAEKYTMPLTVDNVRTIDRTGGTMLHTSRTNPSSMKPDEIPDFVSKDERIPNPNGTFDCTPHVMRVLKSLSIGSIIPIGGDDTLSYACRLQKEDVQVIAIPKTMDNDVFGTDFCIGFSTAVTRSVDAINALRTTAGSHERICVVELFGRNSGETSLFAAYLADVDRALISEVPFDMDQLVRFLVDDRSKNPSNYAIMTISEGAHPIGGTALEGGEKDAYGHKKLGGIGYILAQDIKQMTGINIIYQQLAYIMRSGTPDSLDRMVAVSYGNLALDQIAMGNTGRMVALQQAVYTTVPLDMVITAKKRVDVTALYDVKNYRPKVRETLGKPMFLY; this is encoded by the coding sequence ATGACGAAACGAAAACGGGTTGCAATACTTACAGGCGGCGGTGATGTCCCGGGGTTGAACGTTGCCATAAAAGCGGTGGTAGTACGTGCCCACTCACAACACATTGAAGTGGTCGGGATCAGAAAAGGCTGGATGGGCCTTCTGTATATCAATCCTGATGATCCCGATACCGCAGAGAAATACACCATGCCTTTGACCGTGGATAACGTGCGGACGATTGATCGCACAGGGGGAACCATGCTGCATACATCACGTACCAATCCCAGCAGCATGAAGCCTGATGAGATACCTGATTTTGTATCAAAGGATGAACGGATACCGAACCCGAACGGCACCTTTGACTGTACGCCCCACGTCATGCGCGTGCTCAAATCTTTATCCATAGGATCGATCATCCCTATTGGCGGCGATGACACACTAAGTTACGCCTGCCGCCTCCAGAAAGAAGATGTTCAGGTTATCGCCATCCCCAAGACCATGGATAACGATGTCTTCGGCACTGATTTTTGCATCGGTTTCTCGACAGCCGTTACCCGTTCGGTAGATGCTATTAATGCCCTGCGAACAACAGCCGGCTCGCATGAACGGATCTGCGTGGTGGAACTATTCGGGAGAAACTCCGGCGAGACCTCGCTTTTTGCTGCCTATCTTGCAGACGTGGATCGCGCCCTGATCTCAGAGGTGCCTTTTGATATGGATCAGCTTGTTCGTTTTCTTGTAGACGACCGCTCGAAAAATCCCTCTAATTATGCGATCATGACCATCTCCGAGGGCGCCCATCCCATCGGTGGAACCGCGCTTGAAGGCGGCGAGAAAGACGCTTACGGACACAAGAAGCTTGGCGGGATCGGTTACATTTTAGCCCAGGACATTAAGCAGATGACAGGCATCAATATCATCTATCAGCAATTGGCATATATCATGCGCTCCGGCACTCCTGATTCCCTTGACCGCATGGTTGCCGTCTCTTACGGGAACCTTGCTCTGGATCAGATCGCCATGGGGAACACAGGCCGCATGGTGGCGCTCCAGCAAGCCGTCTATACCACGGTGCCCTTAGATATGGTCATCACTGCCAAAAAGCGGGTCGATGTGACCGCCCTTTACGATGTAAAAAACTACCGCCCCAAGGTACGGGAGACCCTCGGCAAACCGATGTTTTTGTACTAA
- a CDS encoding 2-oxoacid:acceptor oxidoreductase family protein, with translation MSYRYDIRLSGSGGQGLILMGIILAEAIGIYDGKYVAQTQSYGPEARGGSSKAEVVVSNAEIDYPKALKLDLLLAMNQKSCDDYYMDLKPDGILIVDSTFVKQLPTPRAYQIPFTRIARDKLKREMVANIVALGSISKLAPIVSSKAIETAVLARVPKGTERLNRDALKAGVAAAQKVKKISFPSVPAGFENEDT, from the coding sequence ATGAGTTATCGGTATGATATTCGTTTAAGCGGCTCCGGCGGACAGGGACTTATCCTGATGGGGATCATCCTCGCAGAGGCGATCGGCATCTATGACGGGAAATATGTTGCCCAGACCCAGAGCTATGGTCCTGAAGCGCGGGGTGGTTCAAGCAAGGCGGAGGTTGTTGTAAGTAATGCGGAGATCGATTATCCGAAGGCGCTCAAGCTTGACCTCCTCCTGGCAATGAACCAGAAATCATGCGATGATTATTATATGGATCTCAAACCCGACGGCATCCTCATCGTCGATTCTACCTTCGTGAAGCAGCTTCCCACACCGAGAGCATACCAGATCCCCTTTACCAGGATTGCGAGGGACAAGCTGAAGAGAGAGATGGTGGCAAATATCGTCGCCCTCGGCTCAATTTCAAAACTTGCGCCCATTGTATCCTCAAAAGCCATCGAGACTGCCGTACTGGCGCGGGTGCCGAAAGGAACGGAGAGATTAAACCGTGACGCGTTGAAGGCCGGGGTGGCTGCAGCCCAGAAGGTCAAGAAGATCTCCTTTCCAAGCGTTCCTGCCGGGTTCGAAAATGAAGATACATGA
- the sucC gene encoding ADP-forming succinate--CoA ligase subunit beta, with protein MKIHEYQAKQLFTAYNIPVPRGAAAKTTEDAFRIAEKIGKGPFVLKAQIHAGGRGKGGGIKIVNDLGDVKNTAAELLGMILVTPQTGEEGKPVQALLVEETLSVEKEIYLGIVIDRQKACPVVIASEEGGMEIEKIAATDPGKLLREEVDFAVGLRPFQAGRIFYGLGIDQSLSRKMSTVILNLFRLFIEKDCSLAEINPLVVTKSGELVALDAKVTIDDNALFRHQDMASLRDVNQENPLEVEASKFNLNYIKLKGNVGCMVNGAGLAMATMDLIKLVGAEPANFLDVGGGATSEMVKQGLKILLYDKDVKMVFINIFGGILRCDTLAEGVVKAVDELIIDLPIVIRLEGTNVEAGRKILAGSGLSFTVATGLKDAASKVAETLKQVNNMKSET; from the coding sequence ATGAAGATACATGAGTATCAGGCAAAGCAGCTATTCACGGCATACAATATCCCCGTGCCCCGGGGCGCAGCAGCAAAAACCACCGAAGACGCATTCCGGATAGCAGAAAAGATAGGCAAGGGCCCTTTTGTACTCAAGGCGCAGATCCATGCCGGAGGCAGAGGCAAGGGCGGTGGGATCAAGATAGTCAATGACCTGGGAGACGTGAAAAATACCGCCGCAGAACTTCTCGGTATGATCCTCGTGACGCCGCAGACAGGGGAAGAAGGGAAACCTGTACAGGCCTTGCTGGTAGAGGAGACCCTGTCGGTTGAGAAGGAGATCTATCTCGGGATCGTCATCGATAGGCAGAAGGCCTGTCCTGTCGTTATCGCCAGCGAGGAAGGCGGGATGGAGATCGAAAAGATCGCTGCCACAGACCCTGGAAAGCTCCTGCGGGAAGAGGTTGACTTCGCAGTCGGCCTCCGTCCTTTTCAGGCAGGGAGGATATTCTACGGCCTCGGGATTGACCAGTCGCTGTCGCGGAAGATGAGCACGGTGATCCTGAACCTCTTTCGTCTTTTTATCGAGAAGGACTGTTCACTGGCAGAGATCAATCCCCTTGTGGTCACCAAATCCGGAGAACTCGTTGCCCTTGATGCAAAGGTCACGATCGACGATAACGCGCTTTTCCGGCATCAGGATATGGCATCCCTCAGGGATGTCAATCAGGAGAACCCCCTCGAGGTGGAGGCGTCGAAGTTTAACCTCAACTATATCAAGCTGAAAGGGAACGTCGGCTGCATGGTGAACGGCGCCGGGCTTGCCATGGCGACGATGGACCTCATCAAGCTCGTCGGCGCCGAGCCGGCAAACTTCCTCGACGTCGGAGGAGGCGCAACGTCAGAGATGGTGAAACAGGGGCTGAAGATACTCCTCTACGATAAAGACGTGAAGATGGTCTTTATAAACATATTCGGCGGGATACTCCGCTGCGACACGCTCGCGGAGGGCGTTGTGAAGGCGGTGGATGAGCTGATCATCGACCTCCCGATCGTCATACGCCTTGAGGGGACGAACGTGGAGGCCGGCAGGAAGATCCTTGCCGGGTCAGGACTTTCCTTTACCGTAGCAACAGGGCTGAAGGATGCAGCATCGAAAGTCGCGGAGACGCTGAAGCAAGTAAACAACATGAAAAGTGAAACGTGA
- the scpB gene encoding SMC-Scp complex subunit ScpB: MELTRVIESILFSSPKPVSLKLFHKKLPEFPPEEIEKALRELVHEYNESQRSVEIVEVSGGYQMRTRIDYREWARRFVREKDVGLTKSVLETLSIVAYKQPVAKKEVDTIRGVDSARAVKQLLERRLIEIAGRDGDTGKRLVFRTTDKFLEIYGLNNLEDLPTLKEIELIEN; encoded by the coding sequence ATGGAACTAACAAGGGTCATTGAGTCAATCCTCTTTTCGTCACCGAAACCTGTCTCGCTGAAACTCTTTCACAAAAAACTTCCGGAATTTCCTCCTGAAGAGATTGAGAAGGCATTGCGGGAGCTGGTTCACGAATACAACGAATCGCAGCGATCCGTTGAGATCGTCGAGGTCAGCGGCGGTTACCAGATGAGGACAAGGATTGACTATCGTGAATGGGCCAGGAGATTCGTGAGAGAAAAGGATGTGGGCCTCACGAAATCGGTCCTTGAGACGCTCTCCATCGTGGCATACAAACAGCCTGTAGCAAAAAAGGAGGTCGATACCATCAGGGGTGTCGATTCGGCACGCGCGGTGAAACAGCTTCTCGAGAGAAGGCTCATCGAGATAGCCGGGCGGGATGGCGATACGGGGAAACGGCTCGTATTCAGGACCACAGATAAATTTCTGGAAATATACGGCTTGAACAACCTGGAGGATCTCCCGACGTTGAAAGAGATCGAACTAATAGAGAATTAG
- a CDS encoding ATP-binding protein, translated as MLIEFKATNYRSIKETQTLSMVSSKYYNDLVEENCFDSGVGSLAKLLRTAVIYGPNAAGKSNLIRAIHFMQSFVLQSHKHQEGQRINTMPFALSSDARTKPSEFEIFFIQDGVRYQYGFALNAERVTEEWLLAYPEGKQQRWFQRIYDDKKGKDNWYFGSKFTGRKQLWQESTRKNALFLSTAIQLNNEQLKPVFEWFQHKLAVILPRDPINLNFSIDQCASEEGKAKIMEFMNSADLSISGINVELKKIPIPPEILPSGIPQKLKEKMVKDLHEKGVPLIRFQHRDDKNEPVFFDISDESDGTQRFFAFAGPWLDVMAKGRVLFIDELDTSLHPLLVRFLIETLHNSKTNPHNAQLIFTTHDTSLLDAELFRRDQIWFMEKEKSNATTMYPLSDFRARKKEALEKRYLQGRYGALPLIGDLRH; from the coding sequence ATGCTTATTGAATTTAAAGCGACAAATTACCGTTCAATTAAAGAAACCCAGACCCTCAGCATGGTTTCAAGTAAATATTACAACGATCTGGTGGAAGAAAACTGCTTTGATTCCGGTGTAGGGAGTCTGGCTAAATTATTGCGCACAGCAGTTATTTACGGACCGAATGCGGCTGGCAAGAGCAATCTGATCAGGGCAATCCATTTTATGCAGAGTTTCGTTCTTCAGTCTCACAAACATCAGGAGGGACAGCGAATCAATACGATGCCTTTTGCCCTCTCTTCTGATGCCCGGACAAAGCCAAGTGAGTTTGAAATCTTTTTTATTCAGGATGGTGTCAGATATCAGTACGGATTCGCGCTTAACGCCGAGCGGGTAACAGAGGAATGGCTCCTTGCCTATCCGGAGGGCAAACAGCAGCGGTGGTTTCAACGTATTTACGATGATAAAAAGGGGAAGGATAATTGGTATTTCGGAAGTAAATTCACAGGCCGAAAACAGCTCTGGCAAGAGTCAACGAGAAAGAATGCACTTTTTCTGTCAACAGCAATCCAGCTTAACAACGAACAACTGAAGCCGGTATTTGAATGGTTCCAACATAAGCTCGCGGTCATCTTGCCTCGAGACCCGATCAATCTGAACTTTTCCATTGACCAGTGTGCTTCCGAGGAAGGTAAGGCCAAGATTATGGAATTTATGAATTCTGCGGATTTGAGTATCTCCGGGATTAATGTTGAATTGAAGAAAATCCCTATCCCTCCAGAAATTTTACCATCGGGTATTCCGCAAAAGTTGAAAGAAAAAATGGTAAAAGATTTGCATGAAAAAGGGGTGCCTCTTATCCGTTTCCAACACCGTGATGATAAAAACGAACCTGTTTTTTTTGACATCTCTGATGAATCGGATGGAACGCAAAGGTTTTTTGCTTTCGCAGGCCCCTGGCTGGATGTCATGGCGAAAGGCCGCGTTCTTTTCATCGACGAATTGGATACGAGCCTCCATCCGTTGCTTGTACGATTCCTCATTGAAACCCTGCACAATAGTAAAACAAATCCGCATAACGCCCAGTTAATTTTTACCACACACGATACATCGCTGCTCGATGCGGAACTCTTCCGGCGCGATCAGATCTGGTTTATGGAAAAGGAAAAGAGTAACGCCACAACCATGTATCCCTTAAGCGATTTCCGTGCACGCAAAAAAGAGGCCCTCGAAAAAAGATACTTGCAGGGCCGCTACGGCGCCCTGCCGCTTATCGGAGACCTGAGGCATTAA
- a CDS encoding RloB family protein: MGSDDLFHKRKAQNAEQHRRKIARRDSYERILIVCEGEKTEPNYFGWLRIKLGLNRANVVIADKRGGLDPKSLVEYGIEEYNKEKDFDRVYCVFDKDKHTTYQGALDKIRSVRLRGKAKIHAITSVPCFEFWLLLHFIYTTHPYSAPLDDSNCALVVSDLNQYIPGYEKGSEHFLSYIDVDKINDAIAHAKGIETFHETSGTDNPSTKVHHLVEYLMGLKR, translated from the coding sequence ATGGGTTCCGATGATCTTTTTCATAAGCGTAAAGCACAAAATGCTGAACAGCATCGCCGGAAAATAGCCCGTCGCGATTCCTACGAAAGGATCTTGATCGTCTGCGAAGGGGAAAAGACTGAACCGAACTATTTTGGGTGGCTGAGAATCAAGCTTGGCCTTAACAGGGCAAATGTGGTAATTGCAGATAAAAGAGGTGGGCTTGATCCGAAAAGTCTTGTAGAGTACGGCATCGAAGAATACAACAAAGAAAAGGATTTTGATCGTGTATATTGTGTGTTCGATAAAGACAAACACACTACATATCAAGGAGCCCTCGATAAAATACGATCTGTCCGGCTTAGAGGAAAGGCAAAGATCCACGCTATCACTTCCGTGCCATGTTTCGAGTTCTGGCTACTCCTGCATTTCATTTATACCACACACCCATATTCTGCACCCCTTGATGATTCTAATTGTGCCCTCGTTGTATCAGACCTCAACCAGTACATACCGGGCTATGAAAAAGGATCGGAGCATTTTCTATCCTATATCGATGTTGATAAAATCAATGATGCCATTGCGCATGCAAAAGGTATTGAAACATTTCACGAGACAAGTGGAACAGATAATCCATCAACGAAAGTACACCATCTTGTTGAATATTTAATGGGGCTAAAAAGATAG
- a CDS encoding 2-oxoacid:ferredoxin oxidoreductase subunit beta — protein MAEITRLIHEYLRHDKKFPHVWCPGCGIGIMLGSLIRAIDKTGYKKDDIVLVSGIGCTGRLPVYVDFNTLHTTHGRALTFATGIKLAKPRLKVIVIMGDGDAVAIGGNHFIHAARRNIDLTAIIVNNNVYGMTGGQYSPTTPYGMKSTTTIYSNVEHAFNISELAVTAGSVFVGRGTVYHAKLLDSLMEKAFAKVGFSVVEIISHCHTQFGRLNRMGTAVEMMQWQRDHAVTVEKAAQMKKEELKDKFKIGVLIDRELPVYQDEYEKVRRWAKGSEKR, from the coding sequence ATGGCTGAGATTACACGGCTTATCCATGAATATCTGAGGCACGACAAGAAATTTCCCCACGTCTGGTGTCCTGGCTGCGGGATCGGGATCATGCTCGGTTCCCTTATCAGGGCAATTGATAAAACCGGCTACAAAAAAGACGACATCGTGCTTGTATCCGGTATCGGATGCACCGGCAGGCTGCCTGTCTATGTCGATTTCAATACCCTCCACACAACGCACGGACGGGCCCTTACGTTTGCCACAGGCATCAAGCTCGCCAAGCCGAGACTGAAAGTGATCGTCATCATGGGTGACGGCGATGCCGTCGCGATCGGCGGGAACCACTTCATCCATGCGGCGAGAAGGAATATTGACCTCACGGCGATCATTGTGAACAACAACGTGTATGGTATGACCGGCGGGCAATACTCGCCGACAACCCCATACGGGATGAAGTCCACAACGACTATCTATTCAAACGTTGAGCATGCCTTCAATATCTCGGAACTGGCCGTGACGGCAGGTTCCGTGTTCGTGGGCAGGGGAACGGTCTACCATGCGAAGCTCCTGGACAGCCTTATGGAAAAGGCCTTTGCGAAGGTCGGTTTTTCTGTCGTGGAGATCATATCGCATTGCCATACGCAATTCGGAAGACTGAACCGTATGGGTACCGCGGTGGAGATGATGCAGTGGCAGAGAGATCACGCGGTGACCGTTGAAAAGGCAGCCCAGATGAAGAAAGAGGAATTGAAGGACAAGTTCAAGATCGGAGTCCTTATCGACAGAGAATTGCCCGTTTATCAGGACGAATACGAAAAGGTGCGAAGGTGGGCAAAGGGATCGGAGAAGAGATGA
- a CDS encoding type IV pilus twitching motility protein PilT has protein sequence MDVAELLRFVVDSKGSDLHISSGEPPVIRIHGEMTKIDMPPLDKDDVHNMVYDVLNDFQRKVFEEDHELDFSFALGELARFRVNVFKQYRGDAAVFRNIPTKIPTFEELSLPKVFMDIARLEKGLVLVTGPTGSGKSTTLAAIIDFINNEEKGHILTVEDPIEFLHLSKKCLVNQRELGPHTKSFANALRSALREDPDVILVGEMRDLETISLALTAAETGHLVFGTLHTSGAPNTVDRIIDVFPSGQQNQVRAMVSESLQSVISQSLFKRKDGRGRIAAYEIMVANPAIRNLIRENKLAQIPSIMQTSKAIGMQTMEAACQDLVAKNLVTKDEVAFYLPTPR, from the coding sequence ATGGATGTTGCTGAATTATTAAGGTTTGTCGTTGACAGCAAAGGGTCTGACCTGCATATCAGTTCCGGTGAGCCGCCGGTCATAAGGATTCACGGGGAGATGACAAAGATCGATATGCCGCCGCTCGACAAAGATGACGTGCATAATATGGTATATGATGTGCTCAACGATTTTCAGAGAAAGGTCTTTGAAGAGGATCACGAGCTTGATTTCTCCTTTGCCCTCGGTGAGCTTGCGAGGTTCAGGGTCAATGTATTCAAACAGTACCGGGGCGATGCAGCGGTCTTCAGGAACATTCCGACCAAAATCCCTACCTTCGAGGAACTCAGTCTGCCCAAGGTGTTCATGGACATTGCCCGGCTTGAGAAGGGACTCGTGTTGGTCACGGGCCCTACAGGAAGCGGCAAATCAACTACCCTGGCTGCGATTATCGACTTTATCAATAATGAAGAAAAGGGTCATATCCTCACCGTTGAGGACCCTATAGAATTTCTTCACTTATCGAAAAAATGCCTTGTAAACCAGAGGGAGCTTGGTCCTCATACCAAGAGCTTTGCGAACGCATTGAGGAGCGCCCTCCGTGAAGACCCTGACGTGATACTCGTCGGTGAGATGAGGGACCTGGAAACGATCTCCCTCGCCCTTACCGCTGCAGAAACAGGTCACCTTGTCTTCGGGACCCTGCATACAAGCGGCGCACCAAATACAGTGGACAGGATCATCGACGTCTTCCCCTCAGGGCAGCAGAACCAGGTACGGGCAATGGTCTCGGAGTCACTCCAGTCGGTTATCTCGCAGTCGCTCTTTAAAAGAAAGGATGGCAGAGGCAGGATTGCAGCATACGAGATCATGGTCGCCAACCCCGCGATCAGGAACCTGATACGTGAGAACAAATTGGCCCAGATCCCATCGATCATGCAGACAAGCAAGGCAATCGGAATGCAGACAATGGAAGCAGCCTGTCAGGATCTTGTAGCAAAGAACCTTGTCACAAAAGATGAGGTTGCCTTTTATCTTCCTACCCCGAGGTGA
- the sucD gene encoding succinate--CoA ligase subunit alpha codes for MSIIVDENARVIIQGITGSEGAFHSKQMIGYGTTVVGGVTPGKGGQIFNGVPVFHTMRAAVVSTGANVSAIFVPPAFAADAIMEAVDARVDLVVCLTEGIPTLDMIAVKQYMKGKDVKLIGPNTPGIISPGKCKIGVMAGYIHKPGKVGIMSRSGTLTYEVVDQLTKMGIGQSTCVGIGGDPIIGLTFVDLLAMFEKDEGTDAMVIIGEIGGRAEEEAAEYFRDNMKKPVVAFIAGLTAPPGRRMGHAGAIISGGAGGAGGKIKALESAGITVVKNPAEIGETVAAALKKR; via the coding sequence ATGAGCATTATCGTTGACGAAAACGCAAGAGTAATTATCCAGGGCATAACAGGCAGCGAGGGGGCGTTCCACTCAAAGCAGATGATCGGGTATGGGACGACTGTTGTTGGAGGTGTGACCCCGGGAAAGGGCGGTCAGATCTTTAACGGTGTCCCCGTCTTCCACACCATGCGGGCCGCAGTTGTGTCCACAGGGGCCAACGTTTCGGCGATCTTCGTGCCGCCTGCCTTTGCCGCTGACGCTATCATGGAGGCCGTCGATGCAAGAGTCGATCTCGTTGTCTGTCTTACAGAAGGCATCCCCACCCTCGATATGATCGCCGTAAAGCAATACATGAAGGGGAAAGACGTAAAGCTCATAGGCCCCAATACGCCGGGCATCATCTCGCCGGGGAAATGCAAGATAGGCGTAATGGCAGGGTATATCCACAAACCGGGCAAGGTCGGCATCATGTCGCGGAGCGGGACCCTCACCTACGAGGTCGTAGACCAGCTTACCAAGATGGGGATCGGCCAGTCCACCTGCGTGGGGATCGGCGGCGATCCGATCATAGGCCTTACCTTCGTCGATCTCCTTGCGATGTTCGAAAAGGACGAAGGGACCGATGCAATGGTCATCATCGGCGAGATAGGCGGCAGGGCAGAGGAAGAGGCGGCAGAATACTTCAGGGACAACATGAAAAAACCCGTTGTAGCCTTTATCGCAGGTCTCACGGCCCCTCCCGGCAGGCGTATGGGTCATGCCGGTGCCATTATCTCCGGCGGTGCAGGCGGAGCGGGCGGTAAGATAAAGGCCCTTGAATCAGCCGGCATAACCGTCGTAAAAAATCCCGCAGAGATCGGCGAAACCGTAGCAGCAGCACTGAAAAAACGCTAA
- a CDS encoding C-GCAxxG-C-C family protein, with amino-acid sequence MNKPDEALSCFKETFSCSQAIFSTYATEMGLDRETALKVAGAFGGGMARIGETCGAVTGAFMLIGLKYGQTKADDGTAKKKTYQLVHEFVEKFKERNQSIVCRELLGVHPGTPEGLQAFKEKDLKNTICAKLVRDAAEIVEVLLK; translated from the coding sequence ATGAATAAACCTGATGAGGCCTTGTCCTGTTTTAAAGAAACCTTTAGCTGTTCCCAGGCGATCTTCTCAACATACGCGACCGAAATGGGTCTGGACAGAGAAACCGCCCTCAAGGTTGCCGGCGCCTTCGGAGGCGGCATGGCGCGGATAGGCGAGACCTGCGGTGCTGTCACCGGTGCATTCATGCTCATAGGGCTGAAATACGGACAGACAAAGGCTGATGATGGAACTGCTAAAAAAAAGACCTATCAACTCGTCCATGAATTCGTGGAAAAATTTAAAGAACGAAATCAATCCATTGTATGCAGGGAACTCCTCGGTGTCCATCCCGGCACACCGGAAGGCTTGCAGGCCTTCAAGGAAAAGGATCTCAAAAATACCATCTGCGCAAAACTCGTCCGTGACGCCGCAGAGATCGTGGAAGTACTTCTCAAGTAA
- a CDS encoding HNH endonuclease — translation MIKGIKLRRLGYRTKKELNKLTAKTIGGEISAMEIEVEHCKAMLDKAGGIRETDRRRSVALEARAGDLLRQIAEIRKSDQSYERHLLGLGKRKMSASAARRIEEIEHAIERKKEEIALILPYRCETKDLRPVSYYESTIKVFEQAIKRYRTYLSTKQKKENRVATWRALAARKTGTSRDIAASVKRQLSTYKYCPYCGGPLGTEPHADHIYPIAKGGLSLDSNMVIVCKECNLKKKDMTLGAFMRKYKLDPEKIKQALLILKKDF, via the coding sequence ATGATTAAAGGAATTAAACTACGAAGGCTTGGCTACAGAACAAAAAAGGAACTTAACAAGCTTACTGCGAAGACTATTGGTGGCGAGATAAGCGCAATGGAGATAGAGGTTGAACACTGCAAAGCGATGTTGGATAAAGCCGGAGGAATCCGTGAAACTGATCGACGCAGAAGTGTGGCACTGGAGGCGAGGGCCGGGGATCTTCTAAGACAAATCGCTGAGATCAGAAAGTCGGATCAGAGCTACGAAAGACACCTACTGGGGCTTGGCAAACGGAAAATGTCTGCGTCTGCGGCTCGGAGAATTGAGGAGATCGAACACGCCATAGAGCGCAAGAAAGAAGAAATAGCCCTTATTCTGCCCTATCGATGCGAAACAAAGGACTTGAGACCGGTCAGTTACTATGAATCCACGATAAAGGTCTTCGAACAGGCGATCAAGCGCTACCGCACATACCTTTCCACAAAGCAAAAAAAGGAGAATAGAGTTGCCACTTGGAGAGCGCTCGCGGCTCGAAAAACCGGTACATCCCGTGACATCGCGGCATCCGTTAAGAGACAGCTTTCGACCTACAAGTATTGTCCTTACTGCGGAGGGCCCCTTGGTACAGAACCCCATGCTGATCATATTTACCCCATCGCCAAAGGAGGGCTCTCGCTCGATTCAAATATGGTCATTGTATGCAAAGAATGTAATCTCAAGAAGAAGGATATGACGCTTGGTGCCTTCATGCGTAAATACAAACTCGACCCGGAAAAGATCAAGCAGGCTTTGTTGATTTTGAAAAAGGATTTTTGA
- a CDS encoding PilT/PilU family type 4a pilus ATPase — protein MAEILEYLKHMVEKDASDIYLTVGIPAMYRVEGETLPYGETPLTEEDTERIADSVMNDKQKKIFEEELEMNLALSYADLGRFRVNIFRQRGHAGLVIRQIKLNIKTIDELGLPNTLKDVVMTKRGIVLVVGATGSGKSTTLAAMIDHRNANQRGHIISIEDPIEFVHNHKMSVITQREVGFDTHNFMNALKNTLRQAPDVILIGEIRDTETMEDAITFAETGHLCLGTLHANNANQAIERILNFFPIERHLQIFMQLSMNLRAIISQRLVPTPEGKRVAVIEILLDSARVKDLILKGEIHFIKETMADSYNEGMQTFDQHLFDLYQSGVIDYNNVIAYADSPNDLRLKIKMSEIKSDEQDKKEPSFKLKRDEKSR, from the coding sequence ATGGCAGAGATCTTAGAATATTTAAAACACATGGTGGAAAAGGATGCTTCGGATATTTACCTCACTGTGGGCATCCCGGCGATGTACCGGGTTGAAGGAGAAACCCTGCCGTACGGTGAAACCCCCTTAACTGAAGAAGACACCGAGAGGATTGCCGATTCAGTGATGAACGACAAACAGAAAAAGATCTTTGAAGAAGAACTCGAGATGAACCTTGCCCTTTCCTATGCTGACCTCGGGAGGTTCAGGGTCAACATCTTCAGGCAGAGAGGTCACGCGGGCCTTGTTATCAGGCAGATAAAGCTGAACATCAAGACCATCGACGAGCTCGGCCTGCCGAATACGCTGAAAGATGTCGTCATGACCAAGCGCGGCATTGTCCTTGTCGTCGGCGCAACCGGCAGCGGTAAATCGACCACGCTTGCCGCAATGATCGATCACCGGAATGCAAACCAGCGCGGCCACATCATCTCGATAGAAGACCCTATCGAGTTTGTCCATAACCACAAGATGAGTGTCATTACACAGCGCGAGGTCGGTTTTGATACCCATAATTTTATGAACGCGCTGAAAAATACCCTGCGTCAGGCGCCCGATGTGATCCTCATCGGCGAGATACGGGATACGGAAACGATGGAAGACGCCATCACCTTTGCTGAAACGGGGCACCTCTGTCTTGGGACGCTGCACGCGAACAATGCGAACCAGGCGATCGAGAGGATCCTGAACTTCTTCCCCATAGAACGGCATCTCCAGATATTTATGCAGCTTTCCATGAACCTGAGGGCCATCATATCACAGAGGCTTGTCCCTACTCCCGAAGGGAAAAGGGTCGCTGTTATCGAAATCCTCCTCGACAGCGCGAGGGTGAAGGACCTGATCCTGAAAGGTGAAATTCACTTCATCAAGGAGACAATGGCAGATTCCTACAACGAAGGTATGCAGACCTTTGACCAGCATCTCTTTGATCTCTACCAGTCAGGTGTTATCGATTACAATAATGTCATAGCCTACGCGGATAGTCCGAATGACCTGCGGCTCAAGATCAAGATGTCGGAGATTAAATCAGATGAGCAGGATAAAAAGGAGCCGTCGTTCAAGCTGAAAAGAGACGAAAAATCAAGGTAA